A window of Xenopus laevis strain J_2021 chromosome 1L, Xenopus_laevis_v10.1, whole genome shotgun sequence genomic DNA:
cccaggGAAGCACAACCCCTTTACCCCAGTCCcaatggcagctaagcctgtgagtaatgtctctgagatcagatccacatccagatcccctacagcagggacctttatatcatgtctctctctgcccccctcattatctgcagctccatgtgattcccgttcctgtaggacagtgagtggatctgccatgttgcacagctcctcaatgtgacggatcttcctggacagctcgtccttctttatttccagctgctccattagatcagtgagtgtgagtgagagcttctctttctggctggagatgtcactcaggagtcgcttctctagggcttccagctgttccctgatgtctctaaacagggcagtgactctctctgtctcaccggctgctttttctgccacttctctcctgctctcctgcagtctctgggctcctctctcagtctcctctctctctggcctcagtttATCCAGAACTTGCCtcagtttctctttcttcttctcagaggcctcactcagcagctccaccctgtggcccctgtgctctccggccagacagcaggacacacagatacAGACAGACTCCTCACAGCAGTAATACTTTAGGAGCTCATtgtgtacagaacattttctctCCATAAAGGAGTCGGTGGGTTGGGTCAGTACATGTTCTGCTGACTTGCTGTGCCCCCTCAGGTGGGTAtcacacagagaagcctcacacaggagacaggatttaGCAGCAGGTACAGGAGAGAGGACACAGTAGGTGCAGAAGATCCCAGTCTCCCCCGGCTCTGTCTCAGTTGGACGGAATCGCTCCACCAGGTCACGCAGCTTCCAGTCTGTTGTCAGTTCAGGTCTCCTACTAAATCTCTTTCTACATTCAGGACAAGAAGGATTTTCTAGGAAAGTTTCCACCTGGGTGTCCCATGTTCTCTCAATACAGTCCCagcagaagttatggccacatGACAGGGATACAGGATCGgtataaatgctcaggcagatggagcagctcagctcagctctcagatcagcagccgccatcactgaaatcaggaacaagaaactATACTAAAATTTACTCTCTCTCTATAACCAGTGGAACTGGTTTTATCTCCCCCTCTCACACAGGGTGGGGCAAAGTCTTTATTTGGATTTTAGtttcttgttaaagggatactgtcatggcaaaaaacatttttttcaaaatgaatcagttaatagtgctgctccagcagaattctgcactgaaatccatttctcaaaagagcaaacagatttttttatatttaattttgaaatctgacatgaggatggacatattgttaatttcccagctgcccccagtcatgtgacttggattcagtgcagaattctgctggagtagtactattaactgatgcgttttggaaaaaaaacatgttttccgatgacagggtccctttaactATTAATTTCCCATTCACTTCATACATGGGTATAAGCACttatacccagggccgccatcagggggggacaggggggacaagcgtaccgggcccgggcatgaaggggggcccggcagcgctgcatttttttgaagatccgggccccccttacgagcgcccgagccgtacgtcttgcctcttcagtgccgaatgcggaagtgccgaaaagccgaagccgatgcgacgaaaagacccgaagtcacgggaaaagccgaagtcccgaagtcacgaagcgccgaaaagacccgaagtcacgaaaacagccgaagccgaagtcctgaagcggcgcaaagacccgaagtcacgaaaacagccgaagtcctgaagcagcgcaaagacccgaagtcacgaaaacagccgaagccgaagtcctgaagcggtgaaaagacccgaagtcatgaaaggaggcgaagttgaagtactgaagccatgagttcaatcctactgaacaccagtttgtgttttttttttttttaatcccctggccaccaatgtattattttaatattctataggcccctgccaccaatcttttttttaaaacttttgtttttggggccccaattttttttttaactcgtaaggggccccttgccaccattgtttttttttgggtttttttttttaaaaaaaaattaattttcttttggtggccccaaatttttttaacttgtaagggggcccctgccaccagttttttttttttttcaaaaaaaaattattttttttttaaatttttttggggccccaatttgtttttaacttgtaagggggcccctgccaccattttttttttcaaaaaaattttttttctccaaattttttttttggggccccaatttgtttttaacttataagggggcccctgccgccaatgtttttttttttttttcaaaaaaaaattaattttttttcaaatttttttttggggccccaatttgtttttaacttataagggggcccctgccaccaatgtttttttttttttcaaaaaaaaattaattttttttcaaatttttttttggggccccaatttgtttttaacttagaagggggcccctgccaccaatgtttgtttattttttagttttttttacatttttttttgttggggccccaagttttttttaacagggggcccctgccaccaatgtttttaaaaaaaaaaaaaattttaattttttttttttggggccccaattttttttataagggggccctgaccatcaatagctttttacaacttgtgtggggggggggttacttttttagcgctgatgtctgtgtggtcttttaactgcgatgtgggcgggatatggggcggagcttggtcgtcagtgtgggcggggcccagggggccccaaaaattttgttgtacggggccccgtgatttctaatggcggccctgcttataCCAATCAATCTCCCATAGACAAGCTGAGCACCAATACAAAACCAATACGATCCCTTTAAGACCACGTCACTTCTGTCATCTGACCTCTTGACATAGCTACCATAGTAGCAAAACAGCTGTTGAAGAGGTGCGGTGCTGTGTATTGAGGAAGGGGGCCCCCACCCTGAGGTCGGGTAATGCAAGCATAAGGTGCTGTTAAACACATTCCTCTGGAACTTCACAAACTGGAGTCGGCTCACTGGCTGGAAGCCTAGATATACGGTCTGTATAAGCCTTATCTTTACTTGATTTATATCCAACCAGCACCAGGAGCATGTGTGGCCAATACATCATTGAGTAATATGGAGAGCAGAACTGCATAATTGCACTATAGCGATTGCTATCCCCCCAAATATCTAACGGGACTGAACAGTTTGTTTCTGCCTTATACACATGTTTGATCATGGGCCAATACACTTCAACTCCATGAATTATGCTTCAAATACCACACTAGACAACACCAGCACCAGTAAGATTACTTTGGATGACATTTAACCTGACGGGCCGGTTAGCCTCAGCTGCTGAATATATATTACGGAACAcgctcagggcagccatcaggggggac
This region includes:
- the LOC121396212 gene encoding E3 ubiquitin-protein ligase TRIM7-like, with translation MAAADLRAELSCSICLSIYTDPVSLSCGHNFCWDCIERTWDTQVETFLENPSCPECRKRFSRRPELTTDWKLRDLVERFRPTETEPGETGIFCTYCVLSPVPAAKSCLLCEASLCDTHLRGHSKSAEHVLTQPTDSFMERKCSVHNELLKYYCCEESVCICVSCCLAGEHRGHRVELLSEASEKKKEKLRQVLDKLRPEREETERGAQRLQESRREVAEKAAGETERVTALFRDIREQLEALEKRLLSDISSQKEKLSLTLTDLMEQLEIKKDELSRKIRHIEELCNMADPLTVLQERESHGAADNEGGRERHDIKVPAVGDLDVDLISETLLTGLAAIGTGVKGLCFPGQEATDLLLNINTAGYDVSVSGDRKSASYSLTDQHHPQTPERFQDYPQTLSSRSFPSGRHYWEVEVSESGEWRVGVAYPSIERRGGQSRIGDNNKSWCLYRWDNKIYSVIHGNKWTNLPHVPSYSRIRISLDYEAGRLSFYELSEPIRHLHTFTATFTEPLHAAFWVGWDGTWVRIIS